One part of the Leptolyngbya sp. FACHB-261 genome encodes these proteins:
- a CDS encoding rhodanese-like domain-containing protein: MSADSIREISVEEFAQRYAADSSATGQESQLPQLVDVREPGELELAQLDGFINLPLSQFAEWSGQIQNHLDPARETIVMCHHGMRSAQMCYWLASQGFTNVQNLAGGIAAYSQRVDASVPQY, encoded by the coding sequence ATGTCTGCCGATTCCATTCGTGAAATCAGTGTCGAAGAATTTGCCCAGCGTTATGCTGCCGATAGCTCTGCTACTGGGCAGGAGTCCCAACTACCTCAGTTAGTTGATGTGCGGGAGCCTGGAGAGTTAGAGCTGGCCCAACTGGACGGCTTCATTAATCTGCCGCTGAGTCAGTTTGCTGAGTGGTCAGGTCAGATTCAAAACCATCTGGACCCAGCGCGCGAGACGATTGTGATGTGCCATCACGGTATGCGCTCTGCTCAGATGTGCTACTGGCTAGCCAGCCAGGGCTTTACTAACGTGCAAAACCTGGCTGGGGGCATTGCTGCCTACTCCCAACGGGTTGATGCTTCAGTGCCCCAGTATTAA
- a CDS encoding allophycocyanin subunit alpha-B has protein sequence MSVVSQILLQADDELRYPTLDELQNIRDFLVTGSQRIRIASTLAENESKIVKQASGELWKKRPDFISPGGNAYGERQRALCLRDYGWYMRLITYGVLAGDKGPIEKIGLIGVREMYNSLGVPVPGMVEAIRCLKQASLALLSEEDAVATAPYFDYIIQSMS, from the coding sequence ATGAGTGTAGTTAGCCAAATTCTTCTTCAAGCAGACGATGAACTCCGTTATCCGACGCTGGATGAACTCCAGAACATCCGGGACTTCCTAGTCACTGGCAGTCAGCGCATTCGCATTGCGTCTACTCTGGCTGAAAACGAGAGCAAGATTGTCAAGCAGGCTAGCGGTGAACTCTGGAAAAAACGCCCAGATTTCATCTCGCCAGGTGGCAACGCCTACGGCGAACGGCAGCGAGCTCTCTGCTTGCGCGACTACGGTTGGTACATGCGCCTGATCACCTACGGCGTGCTGGCTGGCGACAAGGGACCGATTGAAAAGATCGGTTTGATCGGCGTACGCGAAATGTACAACTCTCTGGGTGTACCAGTACCCGGTATGGTTGAAGCGATTCGCTGTCTAAAACAGGCGTCATTGGCGCTGTTGAGCGAAGAAGATGCGGTCGCAACAGCTCCCTACTTCGACTACATTATTCAGTCGATGTCTTAG